The following proteins are encoded in a genomic region of Streptomyces sp. NBC_01723:
- a CDS encoding nitrate/nitrite transporter, whose product MTFRGGRWIEYWDPEDETFWQETGERTARRNLFFSVLSEHIGFSVWTLWSVLVLFMGPEYGLTPADKFLLTSVVTLVGAVVRVPYTFAVAVFGGRNWTIVSAGLLLVPTVAAFTVMEPGTSFSTFLLVGLLAGIGGGNFASSMTNINAFFPLRKKGWALGLNAGGGNIGVPVIQLAALAIIGASGGPRVLLGIYIPLILVAAVLAACFMDNLASVKNDTGAAKDAARDAHTWIMSVLYIGTFGSFIGYSFAFGQVLTTQFGRTPLQAAYLTFIGPLLGSLIRPLGGRLADRYGGARITLWNFVAMATATAVLVAASMARSLGLFVAVFVVLFVLSGLGNGSTFKMIPGIFQNKALGRGLTGEAAVAHGRRLSGASMGLIGAVGALGGVAINLAFRQSFLSSGSGTGAFVAFLAFYAVCFAVTWAVYLRRPAPRVPDDPADPADTKAQLSYAEV is encoded by the coding sequence ATGACATTCCGAGGCGGCCGCTGGATCGAGTACTGGGATCCGGAGGACGAGACGTTCTGGCAGGAGACGGGGGAGCGGACCGCCCGGCGGAACCTGTTCTTCTCCGTGCTCTCCGAGCACATCGGGTTCTCCGTCTGGACGCTCTGGTCCGTGCTGGTCCTCTTCATGGGGCCGGAGTACGGGCTGACGCCGGCCGACAAGTTCCTGCTGACCTCCGTGGTGACCCTCGTCGGCGCCGTCGTACGGGTGCCCTACACCTTCGCGGTCGCCGTCTTCGGCGGGCGGAACTGGACGATCGTCTCCGCCGGGCTCCTGCTCGTGCCGACCGTCGCGGCCTTCACCGTCATGGAGCCGGGGACGTCCTTCTCCACCTTCCTCCTGGTCGGGCTGCTGGCCGGCATCGGCGGCGGCAACTTCGCCTCCTCCATGACCAACATCAACGCCTTCTTCCCGCTGCGGAAGAAGGGGTGGGCGCTCGGTCTCAACGCCGGGGGCGGGAACATCGGTGTGCCGGTCATCCAGCTGGCCGCGCTCGCGATCATCGGGGCGAGCGGCGGGCCGCGGGTGCTGCTCGGCATCTACATCCCGCTGATCCTGGTGGCCGCGGTCCTCGCCGCCTGCTTCATGGACAACCTCGCCTCCGTGAAGAACGACACCGGGGCCGCGAAGGACGCCGCGCGGGACGCGCACACCTGGATCATGTCCGTGCTGTACATCGGCACGTTCGGCTCGTTCATCGGGTACAGCTTCGCCTTCGGGCAGGTGCTGACGACCCAGTTCGGGCGGACCCCGCTCCAGGCGGCCTACCTGACCTTCATCGGCCCGCTGCTCGGCTCCCTGATCCGGCCACTGGGCGGCAGGCTCGCCGACCGGTACGGGGGCGCCCGGATCACCCTGTGGAACTTCGTGGCGATGGCCACCGCCACCGCGGTGCTGGTCGCCGCCAGCATGGCGAGGTCGCTCGGGCTGTTCGTGGCCGTGTTCGTGGTGCTGTTCGTACTCAGCGGGCTCGGCAACGGGTCGACGTTCAAGATGATCCCCGGCATCTTCCAGAACAAGGCGCTGGGCCGTGGGCTGACGGGTGAGGCGGCGGTGGCCCACGGGCGGCGCCTCTCCGGTGCCTCCATGGGTCTGATCGGCGCGGTCGGTGCGCTCGGCGGCGTCGCCATCAACCTCGCCTTCCGGCAGTCCTTCCTCTCCTCCGGCTCGGGCACCGGGGCCTTC
- a CDS encoding acyltransferase family protein, with protein MTTPPYDPAPPFPDATATPRSDRYVTAPPPYAPDTAAVPPVLPQQKQSRRAPARDRYFDLLRAVALFRVVLYHLTGWAWLPVLFPSMGVMFALAGNLMARSLKRPAVQVVRGRMRRLLPPLWLLGAVGVTGMLLQGWGPNDDGHPGWWWLHLTFWILPLSDPPYAEGLSGIDGLLGDNWASDLAGPLWYIRAYLWYVLLSPLLLRALRALPWPTILAPIALSAAFQFGYLELPGERIPSALTDFSTFGACWILGMAHQEGVLKRLPRYVVPSVAPLIGALGLWYAFGEGFKSGYDLDSIPFAQAVWSFATVLLLLHVSPSWTEWPHRLRRWDRVVTLLNSRAVTIYLWHNVCILIAATVWDQLWGFDVMYEHFTWLLESPWPVLVLAWLLIGSCVVWFGWMEDVAAKRKPQLWPDGAKSGARGRPRARAAHRG; from the coding sequence ATGACCACCCCGCCCTACGACCCCGCCCCTCCCTTCCCCGACGCGACCGCAACACCCCGGAGCGACCGGTACGTGACCGCACCACCCCCGTACGCCCCCGACACCGCCGCCGTCCCGCCGGTGCTGCCCCAGCAGAAGCAGTCCCGGCGGGCGCCCGCCCGGGACCGGTACTTCGACCTGCTGCGGGCCGTGGCGCTCTTCCGCGTGGTCCTCTACCACCTGACGGGCTGGGCGTGGCTGCCCGTGCTGTTTCCGTCCATGGGCGTGATGTTCGCCCTCGCCGGCAATCTGATGGCCCGTTCCCTCAAGCGCCCCGCCGTGCAGGTCGTCCGCGGCCGCATGCGCCGCCTGCTGCCGCCGCTGTGGCTGCTCGGCGCGGTGGGCGTGACCGGCATGCTGCTCCAGGGCTGGGGGCCGAACGACGACGGGCACCCGGGGTGGTGGTGGCTCCACCTCACCTTCTGGATCCTGCCGTTGAGCGACCCGCCGTACGCCGAGGGCCTGTCCGGCATTGACGGGCTCCTGGGCGACAACTGGGCCTCGGACCTCGCGGGGCCGCTCTGGTACATCCGCGCCTACCTCTGGTACGTCCTGCTCTCCCCGCTGCTGCTGCGCGCCCTGCGTGCCCTGCCGTGGCCGACGATCCTGGCACCGATCGCGCTCTCGGCCGCCTTCCAGTTCGGCTACCTCGAACTGCCGGGCGAGCGGATCCCCTCCGCCCTCACCGACTTCAGCACCTTCGGGGCCTGCTGGATCCTGGGCATGGCCCACCAGGAAGGCGTCCTGAAGCGGCTGCCGCGCTACGTCGTGCCGTCGGTAGCCCCGCTGATCGGTGCGCTCGGCCTCTGGTACGCCTTCGGGGAGGGCTTCAAGTCCGGCTACGACCTGGACTCCATCCCCTTCGCCCAGGCCGTCTGGTCCTTCGCGACCGTGCTGCTGCTCCTGCACGTCAGCCCGTCGTGGACGGAGTGGCCGCACCGGCTGCGCCGCTGGGACCGGGTGGTCACGCTGCTCAACTCCCGGGCGGTGACGATCTACCTGTGGCACAACGTGTGCATCCTGATCGCGGCCACCGTGTGGGACCAGCTGTGGGGCTTCGACGTCATGTACGAGCACTTCACCTGGCTCCTGGAGAGCCCCTGGCCGGTCCTGGTCCTCGCCTGGCTGCTCATCGGGAGCTGCGTCGTCTGGTTCGGCTGGATGGAGGACGTGGCCGCCAAACGCAAACCGCAGCTGTGGCCGGACGGCGCCAAGAGTGGCGCCCGCGGGAGGCCGAGGGCGCGGGCGGCGCACCGGGGCTGA
- a CDS encoding polysaccharide deacetylase family protein → MASRTRRHGAARSPRAGFRRLPLRLLLPLLLLVALAAMLMLRGYVHSEILADHRVQEPAPTTHVPEKILEGGPVIDARSGRTESLSVPDHRLVLTFDDGPDPTWTPKVLDVLKKHDAHAVFFVTGTMASRYPDLVERMVDEGHEVGLHTFNHPDLSFQSKKRIDWELSQNQLAITGAAGVRTSLFRPPYSSFADAMDDKSWPVTEYIGSRGYITVVNNTDSEDWKKPGVGEIIRRATPQGGKGAIVLMHDSGGDRHQTVQALDRLLPDLKAKGYEFDNLTEALDAPSAMSPVTGSELWKGRAWVFLVQASEKLTDVLVVGLAVIGTLVIGRFLLMLLLSGVHARRVRRKGFGWGPAVTGPVTVLVPAYNEAKCIENTVRSLMASDHPIEIIVIDDGSTDGTARIVEGLGLPGVRVIRQHNAGKPAALNRGLANARYDIVVMMDGDTVFEPSTVRELVQPFGDPRVGAVAGNAKVGNKDSLIGAWQHIEYVMGFNLDRRMYDILGCMPTIPGAVGAFRRSALAPIGGMSDDTLAEDTDVTMALHRAGWRVVYAENARAWTEAPESVSQLWSQRYRWSYGTMQAIWKHRRAVIEKGPSGRFGRVGLPFVSLFMVLAPLLAPLIDVFLLYGIVFGPTQETIIAWLGVLAIQAVCAAYAFRLDRERLTPLISLPLQQILYRQIMYVVLLQSWITALTGGRLRWQKLRRSGGVSAPPGGGVPGVPAPRSGALDGRPVG, encoded by the coding sequence ATGGCATCCCGCACCCGCCGTCACGGGGCGGCGCGCAGCCCCCGTGCGGGCTTCCGCCGCCTGCCCCTGCGCCTGCTGCTCCCCCTGCTCCTCCTGGTCGCCCTGGCGGCGATGCTCATGCTGCGCGGCTACGTGCACAGCGAGATCCTCGCCGACCACCGCGTCCAGGAACCCGCGCCGACCACCCACGTGCCCGAGAAGATCCTGGAGGGCGGCCCGGTCATCGACGCCCGGAGCGGCCGCACCGAGAGCCTGAGCGTGCCCGACCACCGGCTCGTCCTCACCTTCGACGACGGCCCGGACCCGACCTGGACCCCGAAGGTGCTCGACGTGCTGAAGAAGCACGACGCGCACGCGGTCTTCTTCGTCACCGGCACCATGGCCTCCCGCTACCCGGACCTCGTGGAGCGCATGGTCGACGAGGGCCACGAGGTGGGCCTGCACACCTTCAACCACCCCGACCTCTCCTTCCAGTCCAAGAAGCGCATCGACTGGGAGCTGTCGCAGAACCAGCTGGCGATCACCGGCGCGGCCGGCGTCCGCACCTCGCTGTTCCGCCCGCCCTACTCCTCCTTCGCGGACGCCATGGACGACAAGTCCTGGCCGGTCACCGAGTACATAGGCAGCCGCGGCTACATCACCGTCGTCAACAACACGGACAGCGAGGACTGGAAGAAGCCCGGCGTCGGCGAGATCATCCGCCGCGCCACCCCGCAGGGCGGCAAGGGCGCCATCGTCCTGATGCACGACTCCGGCGGCGACCGCCACCAGACCGTCCAGGCCCTGGACCGGCTCCTGCCCGACCTGAAGGCGAAGGGCTACGAGTTCGACAACCTCACCGAGGCCCTGGACGCGCCCAGCGCCATGAGCCCCGTGACCGGCTCCGAACTGTGGAAGGGCAGGGCGTGGGTCTTCCTCGTCCAGGCCTCGGAGAAGCTCACCGACGTCCTGGTGGTGGGCCTGGCGGTCATCGGCACGCTGGTCATCGGACGCTTCCTGCTGATGCTGCTGCTCTCCGGCGTCCACGCCCGCCGGGTCCGCCGCAAGGGCTTCGGCTGGGGCCCGGCGGTCACCGGACCGGTGACGGTGCTGGTCCCGGCGTACAACGAGGCCAAGTGCATCGAGAACACGGTCCGTTCCCTCATGGCCAGCGACCACCCGATCGAGATCATCGTCATCGACGACGGCTCCACCGACGGCACCGCGCGGATCGTGGAGGGCCTGGGCCTGCCGGGCGTCCGGGTGATCCGCCAGCACAACGCGGGCAAGCCCGCCGCCCTCAACCGGGGCCTGGCCAACGCCCGGTACGACATCGTCGTGATGATGGACGGCGACACCGTCTTCGAACCGTCCACCGTCCGCGAACTCGTCCAGCCCTTCGGCGACCCGAGGGTGGGCGCCGTCGCCGGCAACGCGAAGGTCGGCAACAAGGACAGCCTCATCGGCGCCTGGCAGCACATCGAGTACGTGATGGGCTTCAACCTGGACCGCCGCATGTACGACATCCTCGGCTGCATGCCGACCATCCCGGGGGCGGTCGGCGCCTTCCGCCGCTCCGCGCTCGCGCCCATCGGCGGCATGAGCGACGACACGCTCGCCGAGGACACCGACGTCACCATGGCGCTGCACCGGGCCGGCTGGCGGGTCGTCTACGCCGAGAACGCGCGCGCCTGGACCGAGGCCCCGGAGTCCGTCAGCCAGCTGTGGTCCCAGCGCTACCGCTGGTCGTACGGCACCATGCAGGCCATCTGGAAGCACCGCCGCGCGGTGATCGAGAAGGGCCCCTCGGGCCGCTTCGGCCGCGTGGGGCTGCCGTTCGTCTCCCTGTTCATGGTGCTGGCGCCGCTGCTCGCCCCGCTCATCGACGTGTTCCTGCTCTACGGCATCGTCTTCGGCCCGACCCAGGAGACGATCATCGCCTGGCTGGGCGTCCTGGCCATCCAGGCGGTCTGCGCGGCCTACGCCTTCCGGCTGGACCGGGAGCGGCTGACACCGCTCATCTCGCTGCCGCTCCAGCAGATCCTCTACCGCCAGATCATGTACGTGGTGCTGCTCCAGTCCTGGATCACCGCCCTCACCGGCGGCCGGCTGCGCTGGCAGAAGCTGCGCCGCAGCGGCGGCGTGTCCGCGCCGCCCGGCGGAGGCGTCCCCGGCGTGCCCGCCCCGCGCTCCGGCGCCCTGGACGGGAGGCCGGTCGGATGA
- a CDS encoding LysR family transcriptional regulator, translated as MPAPAHLDPRLLRAFVTVAEDLHFTRAAARLYVAQQALSRDVRRLERELGAELFLRTTRQVTLTADGERLLPYARRVLQAQDELLAAFGQARPLLVDLNSPGLVTGRLVLERARELAPGQELMARYESGLTYAAAEVIAGRIDASFGRFAGLPPALRAGLGHQPVRHEPMAVVLPEDHPLAGLDEVPLSALAGERVYAGAGNPRTPEWTDLAHRLFEGRGIDVAPPLPLAMGEEEFQRIMDKTRHPILAVVGFPAMASTVVRPLVDPVPLSPVSLVWRKGLVHPALDALRRAAAQVAAENDWLRTPAEGWIPAADGAVMSTHN; from the coding sequence ATGCCCGCACCCGCCCACCTCGACCCCCGCCTGCTGCGCGCCTTCGTCACCGTCGCCGAGGACCTGCACTTCACCCGCGCCGCCGCCCGGCTGTACGTCGCCCAGCAGGCCCTGAGCCGGGACGTACGGCGCCTGGAGCGGGAGCTGGGCGCCGAGTTGTTCCTCCGGACCACCCGGCAGGTGACGCTGACCGCCGACGGCGAGCGGCTGCTGCCGTACGCCCGGCGCGTCCTCCAGGCGCAGGACGAACTCCTGGCCGCCTTCGGACAGGCCCGCCCGCTGCTGGTCGACCTCAACTCCCCGGGGCTGGTCACCGGCCGCCTCGTCCTGGAACGGGCGCGCGAACTCGCCCCCGGCCAGGAGCTGATGGCGCGCTACGAGAGCGGACTGACGTACGCCGCCGCCGAAGTGATCGCGGGCCGGATCGACGCCTCCTTCGGCCGGTTCGCGGGCCTGCCCCCGGCGCTGCGGGCCGGACTCGGCCACCAGCCCGTGCGTCACGAGCCGATGGCGGTCGTCCTGCCGGAGGACCATCCGCTGGCCGGGCTGGACGAGGTGCCGCTCTCCGCGCTCGCCGGGGAGCGGGTGTACGCCGGGGCCGGCAACCCGCGCACGCCGGAGTGGACCGACCTCGCGCACCGCCTGTTCGAGGGACGCGGCATCGACGTGGCGCCACCCCTTCCGCTGGCGATGGGGGAGGAGGAGTTCCAGCGGATCATGGACAAGACGCGGCATCCGATCCTGGCGGTGGTGGGTTTTCCGGCCATGGCGTCGACCGTTGTACGCCCGCTCGTCGATCCCGTGCCGCTGTCGCCGGTCTCACTGGTCTGGCGAAAAGGGCTCGTGCATCCCGCGCTGGACGCGTTGCGCCGGGCGGCGGCGCAGGTCGCGGCCGAAAACGACTGGCTCCGGACCCCCGCCGAGGGATGGATTCCGGCCGCCGACGGCGCTGTGATGTCCACCCACAATTGA
- a CDS encoding MFS transporter — MPQPTFERRPPQAPPVAFLSVTADTLVAADFRPRGRRRPPGPYRRLLATPGARAFTIGNLMARLPMGMFTVSAVVMIAGTRGSYALAGAVTATGLAATALVAPWTARLVDRHGQARVAVPATLIAALGSLALLLCVRHGAPAWTLFASYAATATTPNTGGMARARWNHLLKGDADALHTANSFEQAADELCFMLGPVLAAFLCTAFFPQAGTLVGVVLLVSGMLLFTAQRSTEPPAARPRPTAKAPLRAPGIPPLLVVCLAMGGVFGAMEVVTIAFADAQGHRAAAGVVLGIQAAGSCAAGLLYGAMKPAGPAEHRLPWCVAAMTALLTLPLLAASLTGSLPLLALTLLIAGMATAPTMVTTMTLVQRRTPEGRLNEGMTLAVTGLLGGIACGSAAGGWTVEHMSAAAAYGIPVTAAAVALMLTLLPPRRARAAG, encoded by the coding sequence ATGCCGCAACCGACCTTCGAACGCCGTCCCCCGCAGGCCCCTCCCGTTGCCTTCCTCTCCGTCACCGCCGACACCCTGGTCGCCGCCGACTTCCGCCCGCGCGGCCGGCGCCGGCCGCCCGGCCCGTACCGGCGGCTCCTCGCCACACCCGGGGCCCGCGCGTTCACGATCGGGAACCTCATGGCGCGGCTGCCCATGGGCATGTTCACCGTGAGCGCCGTCGTGATGATCGCCGGCACCCGTGGTTCGTACGCCCTGGCGGGCGCCGTCACCGCGACGGGACTGGCGGCGACCGCCCTGGTCGCCCCGTGGACCGCGCGGCTCGTGGACCGGCACGGGCAGGCCCGGGTCGCCGTGCCCGCCACCCTGATCGCCGCGCTGGGCTCGCTCGCCCTGCTGCTGTGCGTGCGCCACGGCGCGCCCGCCTGGACCCTGTTCGCCTCCTACGCCGCCACCGCGACGACCCCCAACACCGGGGGCATGGCCCGCGCCCGCTGGAACCACCTGCTGAAGGGCGACGCCGACGCGCTGCACACCGCGAACTCCTTCGAACAGGCGGCCGATGAGCTGTGCTTCATGCTCGGACCGGTCCTCGCGGCCTTCCTGTGCACGGCGTTCTTCCCGCAGGCGGGCACGCTCGTCGGGGTGGTGCTGCTGGTGAGCGGCATGCTGCTGTTCACCGCCCAGCGTTCGACCGAGCCCCCGGCGGCCCGGCCGCGCCCGACCGCCAAGGCCCCTCTCCGCGCCCCGGGCATCCCGCCGCTGCTGGTCGTGTGCCTCGCGATGGGCGGGGTGTTCGGGGCCATGGAGGTCGTCACCATCGCGTTCGCGGACGCACAGGGCCACCGCGCGGCGGCCGGCGTGGTCCTCGGAATCCAGGCGGCCGGTTCCTGCGCGGCCGGCCTGCTGTACGGCGCGATGAAACCGGCCGGACCCGCCGAACACCGGCTGCCGTGGTGCGTCGCGGCCATGACGGCCCTGCTGACGCTGCCGCTGCTCGCGGCCTCGCTCACCGGCTCCCTGCCGCTGCTGGCGCTCACCCTGCTGATCGCCGGGATGGCCACCGCCCCGACCATGGTCACCACCATGACGCTGGTCCAGCGGCGCACCCCCGAGGGCCGCCTGAACGAGGGCATGACCCTCGCGGTGACGGGCCTGCTCGGCGGCATCGCCTGCGGCAGCGCGGCGGGCGGCTGGACGGTCGAGCACATGTCGGCCGCGGCGGCCTACGGCATCCCGGTGACGGCGGCCGCGGTGGCCCTGATGCTCACCCTGCTGCCGCCCCGGCGGGCCCGCGCCGCCGGATGA
- a CDS encoding winged helix-turn-helix transcriptional regulator — protein sequence MAGATPRGAGIEPELACPVSPVLDIVFSRWTTPILWALHEYGRQRFVELQRNIGTITPKVLTQRLRRMERDGLVERTYHAEVPPRVEYEISDLGRSLGPIFASLVEWSAENLPEVERARREFDGADEPVAVIRRRGPAGAAAG from the coding sequence ATGGCCGGTGCCACCCCCCGCGGCGCGGGGATCGAACCGGAACTGGCATGTCCGGTCTCCCCGGTGCTCGACATCGTCTTCAGTCGCTGGACCACGCCGATCCTGTGGGCGCTGCACGAGTACGGGCGTCAGCGTTTCGTCGAACTCCAGCGCAACATCGGGACCATCACCCCCAAGGTGCTCACCCAGCGGCTGCGCCGGATGGAACGCGACGGCCTGGTCGAGCGCACCTACCACGCCGAGGTGCCGCCGCGGGTGGAGTACGAGATCAGCGACCTCGGGCGCAGCCTGGGGCCGATCTTCGCCTCGCTCGTCGAGTGGTCCGCCGAGAACCTGCCCGAGGTCGAGCGGGCGCGGCGGGAGTTCGACGGCGCGGACGAGCCCGTCGCCGTCATCCGGCGGCGCGGGCCCGCCGGGGCGGCAGCAGGGTGA
- a CDS encoding NAD(P)H-binding protein: MIVVTGASGNVGRPLVAALTAADERVTAVTRSAPSYALPDGARHVRADLADPSTLGGAVTGADALFLLPAGELLGGGAPAAEVLEAARSGGVRRVTLLSSQVTGTRPQAPTHGRLREFEEAVRSSGLDWTILRPGGFASNAYAWAETVRTRRTVHAPFAEVALPVVDPADIGEVAAVTLREEGHAGQTYELTGPVAVTPRTQAREIAGALGEEVRFVELSREQARERMTRFMPEPVVDGTLDILGEPLPSEQRVAPDVEKLLGRPAGSFTAWATRNAEAFR; the protein is encoded by the coding sequence ATGATCGTTGTCACGGGAGCCTCCGGAAACGTCGGCCGCCCCCTCGTCGCGGCACTCACCGCCGCGGACGAGCGGGTGACGGCCGTCACGCGCAGCGCCCCTTCCTACGCCCTTCCCGACGGCGCCCGGCACGTCCGGGCCGACCTCGCCGACCCGTCGACCCTGGGTGGGGCCGTGACCGGCGCGGACGCGCTCTTCCTCCTGCCGGCCGGGGAACTGCTCGGCGGCGGCGCACCCGCCGCCGAGGTCCTGGAGGCGGCCCGGTCGGGCGGGGTGCGCCGGGTCACCCTGCTCTCCTCCCAGGTCACCGGAACCCGGCCACAGGCCCCGACGCACGGCCGGCTGCGGGAGTTCGAGGAGGCGGTGCGCTCCTCGGGCCTGGACTGGACGATCCTGCGGCCCGGCGGCTTCGCCTCCAACGCCTACGCGTGGGCCGAGACCGTCCGCACCCGGCGGACCGTGCACGCGCCGTTCGCCGAGGTCGCCCTTCCGGTGGTGGACCCGGCGGACATCGGCGAGGTGGCCGCCGTGACGCTGCGCGAGGAGGGCCACGCGGGGCAGACCTACGAACTGACCGGCCCCGTCGCGGTGACTCCGCGCACGCAGGCACGGGAGATCGCCGGGGCGCTGGGCGAGGAGGTGCGGTTCGTGGAGCTGAGCCGCGAGCAGGCGCGCGAGCGCATGACGCGGTTCATGCCCGAGCCGGTCGTCGACGGCACGCTCGACATCCTCGGTGAGCCGCTCCCCTCGGAGCAGCGCGTCGCCCCCGACGTCGAGAAGCTCCTCGGCCGTCCGGCCGGTTCCTTCACTGCCTGGGCGACCCGCAACGCCGAGGCCTTCCGGTAG
- the smpB gene encoding SsrA-binding protein SmpB: MAKEKGRKLIAQNKKARHDYQILDTYEAGLVLSGTEVKSLRQGRASLADGFVQLDGHEAWLHNVHVPEYSQGTWTNHSARRKRKLLLHRVEIDKLESKSQETGHTIVPLALYFKDGRAKVEIALARGKKEYDKRQTLREKQDRREAERTISAIRRKQRA; the protein is encoded by the coding sequence ATGGCTAAGGAAAAAGGGCGCAAGCTGATCGCGCAGAACAAGAAGGCGCGGCACGACTACCAGATCCTCGACACCTACGAGGCGGGACTCGTCCTGTCCGGGACCGAGGTGAAGTCGCTGCGCCAGGGGCGGGCCTCGCTGGCCGACGGCTTCGTGCAGCTGGACGGACACGAGGCGTGGCTGCACAACGTGCACGTGCCGGAGTACAGCCAGGGGACCTGGACCAACCACAGCGCCCGCCGCAAGCGGAAGCTGCTGCTGCACCGCGTGGAGATCGACAAGCTGGAGTCGAAGTCCCAGGAGACCGGTCACACCATCGTGCCGCTGGCCCTCTACTTCAAGGACGGCCGGGCCAAGGTCGAGATCGCGCTGGCGCGCGGCAAGAAGGAGTACGACAAGCGCCAGACGCTCCGCGAGAAGCAGGACCGCCGCGAGGCCGAGCGGACGATCTCCGCGATCCGGCGCAAGCAGCGGGCCTGA
- a CDS encoding S41 family peptidase, whose amino-acid sequence MSGRDLFCQPRRVRHGAALTLVFASVLVAGGVTGSFSGSDRKPESDAAHPAAPAERHDAVARAAAEALADGKSPEEAAERAVSRSGDRWGAVYSHGEYEELEDALDGRYTGVGLSARRESDGRIEVTGVRSGSPAADAGIREGDRLRSVDGERVDGRPVTEVVAILRGDAEAEPAGTAVRLGLERGTRAWSETVRRARLSTEPVTVRTLATGDTVIKVSSFTKGVGAQVRDAVRRLPSGAGVVLDLRGNSGGLVSEAVVAASAFLDGGLVATYDVDGEQRALHAEPGGETTRPLVTLVDGGTMSAAELLTGALQDRGRAVVLGSRTFGKGSVQMPSRLPGGSVAELTVGHYRTPSGRGVDGTGITPDLEVDPAGPAALERARTVLSGLGPTA is encoded by the coding sequence ATGTCAGGTCGTGACCTGTTCTGTCAGCCCCGCCGCGTACGCCACGGGGCCGCCCTGACCTTGGTGTTCGCGAGTGTGCTCGTCGCGGGCGGGGTCACCGGCTCGTTCTCCGGAAGCGACCGGAAGCCCGAGTCGGACGCCGCGCACCCGGCCGCTCCCGCCGAGCGGCACGACGCGGTGGCCAGGGCGGCCGCCGAGGCGCTGGCCGACGGCAAGTCCCCCGAGGAGGCCGCCGAACGCGCGGTCAGCCGCAGCGGGGACCGCTGGGGCGCCGTCTACTCCCACGGCGAGTACGAGGAGTTGGAGGACGCCCTGGACGGCCGGTACACCGGCGTCGGGCTCTCCGCGCGGCGCGAGAGCGACGGCCGTATCGAGGTGACCGGCGTGCGGTCCGGCTCGCCCGCCGCCGACGCCGGGATCCGCGAGGGCGACCGGCTGCGCAGCGTCGACGGCGAACGGGTCGACGGGCGGCCCGTCACCGAGGTCGTCGCCATACTGCGCGGCGACGCCGAGGCCGAGCCCGCCGGCACCGCCGTCCGGCTCGGTCTGGAGCGCGGCACACGCGCGTGGAGCGAGACCGTGCGCCGGGCCAGGCTCTCCACGGAGCCCGTGACGGTACGCACCCTCGCCACCGGCGACACGGTGATCAAGGTCAGCTCCTTCACCAAGGGCGTCGGCGCACAGGTGCGCGACGCCGTGCGGCGGCTGCCGTCCGGTGCGGGAGTCGTCCTCGACCTGCGCGGCAACTCGGGCGGCCTGGTCTCCGAGGCGGTCGTCGCCGCCTCCGCCTTCCTCGACGGCGGCCTGGTCGCCACGTACGACGTCGACGGCGAACAGCGGGCCCTGCACGCCGAGCCCGGCGGCGAGACCACCAGACCCCTGGTCACGCTCGTCGACGGCGGCACGATGAGCGCGGCCGAACTGCTCACCGGAGCCCTCCAGGACCGCGGCCGGGCGGTCGTCCTGGGTTCCCGCACCTTCGGCAAGGGCTCGGTGCAGATGCCCAGCCGGCTGCCCGGCGGCTCGGTGGCCGAGCTGACCGTCGGGCACTACCGCACCCCCTCCGGCCGCGGCGTCGACGGCACGGGCATCACACCCGACCTGGAGGTCGACCCGGCGGGCCCGGCCGCGCTGGAACGGGCGCGGACGGTACTGAGCGGACTGGGACCGACCGCGTAA